A region from the Aegilops tauschii subsp. strangulata cultivar AL8/78 chromosome 5, Aet v6.0, whole genome shotgun sequence genome encodes:
- the LOC109779537 gene encoding probable carboxylesterase 2, whose product MATTIRSGVTITICTAWAAIRPCRRLPLDRTRRLLQLQPPYLSTAFSPQVRCQGVWRSRVRCTSDTSGAPPVTAPGTSDAAAADEVLLEAPGSFRIYRSGKIDRLNDPTILPAGVDEATGVASKDVVLDAGTGLSVRLYLPNKLQDASAKLPVVVYFHGGAFLIGSARDPTYHKYLNALASAAGVLAVSVDYRLAPEHPLPAAYDDSWAALRWVASAQDEWIADHGNASRLFVAGDSAGANIAHEMLVRDGGPRIEGAVLLHPWFSGNAAIEGEPPAAARVTGLLWSYACRGSAAGGADDPRMNPLASPALERLACARMLVTTGLEDGLAARNRAYYDAVAASGWRGRAAWLELEGEGHVFFLGKLECDNAKRLMDRVAAFIADA is encoded by the coding sequence ATGGCCACCACCATCAGGAGCGGAGTCACCATCACCATCTGCACTGCTTGGGCTGCCATCCGACCTTGCCGGCGGCTACCACTTGATCGGACAAGAAGGTTACTCCAACTCCAACCACCATACTTGTCCACCGCATTCTCGCCTCAAGTAAGATGTCAAGGCGTGTGGCGATCGAGAGTCCGTTGCACCTCAGACACGAGTGGGGCTCCTCCGGTGACTGCCCCGGGGACATCtgatgccgccgccgccgacgaggtGCTGCTGGAGGCCCCGGGGAGCTTCCGCATCTACAGGAGCGGGAAGATAGACCGCCTCAACGACCCCACCATCCTGCCCGCCGGCGTCGACGAGGCCACCGGCGTCGCCTCCAAGGACGTCGTCCTCGACGCGGGCACGGGCCTCTCCGTGCGCCTCTACCTTCCCAACAAGCTCCAGGACGCCTCCGCGAAGCTCCCGGTCGTCGTCTACTTCCACGGCGGCGCCTTCCTCATCGGGTCGGCCCGCGACCCCACGTACCACAAGTACCTCAACGCCCTCGCCTCCGCGGCGGGCGTCCTCGCGGTGTCCGTCGACTACCGCCTCGCCCCGGAGCACCCGCTCCCCGCCGCGTACGACGACTCCTGGGCCGCGCTACGGTGGGTGGCGTCGGCGCAGGACGAATGGATCGCCGACCACGGCAACGCCTCCCGGCTGTTCGTCGCGGGCGACAGCGCCGGCGCCAACATCGCACACGAGATGCTCGTGAGGGACGGCGGGCCGAGGATCGAGGGCGCGGTACTGCTGCACCCGTGGTTCAGCGGGAACGCGGCGATCGAGGGGGAGCCCCCGGCCGCGGCCAGGGTCACCGGGCTCCTCTGGTCCTACGCGTGCCGGGGGTCGGCGGCAGGCGGCGCGGACGACCCGAGGATGAACCCGCTGGCGTCGCCGGCGCTGGAGAGGCTCGCGTGCGCGAGGATGCTGGTGACCACGGGGCTCGAGGACGGGCTGGCCGCGCGCAACCGCGCGTACTACGACGCCGTGGCCGCGAGCGGGTGGCGCGGGAGGGCGGCGTGGCTGGAGCTGGAGGGGGAGGGCCACGTGTTCTTCCTTGGGAAGCTCGAGTGCGACAACGCCAAGCGGCTCATGGACCGCGTCGCCGCGTTCATAGCCGACGCATGA
- the LOC109779535 gene encoding uncharacterized protein isoform X1 produces MENESQLASATPRDFTFQLLKQITNDFSEDNRIGVGGYGVVYKGTLDNGEVIAVKKLYYKHPGLDSDKQFQNECTNLMRVHHQNIVRLVGYCHEIRHICVEHNGRYVFAMVEDRALCFEYLEGGSLDKHLTDESCGFGWHTRYKIIKGICEGLNYLHNGSKESIFHLDLKPANILLDRNMMPKIGDFGLSRLFDSTETCSTKGIIGTPGYMPPEYINRFHITPKFDVFSLGVTIIKIMSGQEGYSKFADMSSQEFIQLVHENWEKALQTTVLAHTSHGVKKCIEIALRCVEADRVKRPTIAEVVDELSKIDTTIIDELNKIDTDRSSPIEQTCPRSSATAAMPNLVCTESVIPLSSCHSSSTQVTNLQCNQAFTPCVNSGMFSKDGGKDGSMISSCSSQAIRASSDSVLLRANIKCPILSSTSVKIFSYDNLRLATRKFHSNCVLGEGGFGCVYKGWIDENTLSPCEPGTGIPVAVKRLGQESSQGHKEWLAEINLAHLSHPNLVKLFGYCLEDEHRLLVYEFIPHGSLDNHLFKRDSCQPLSWNLRMKVALGVAKALAYLHCAEINVIVRDVKNSNILLDRDYTAKLSDFGVAVNGPVDQESHLSTAVKGTRGYAAPEYIATGLLTQKCDIYGFGVLLLELLSGRRALDENRPGMEQNLVDWARPYLRHKHKIRCVIDTSLGGLYSFSAVQKLAALALECLCTDPKKRPAMDSVVSILEGVQEDEELEAAEHQESGKKVTASASRKNGKSRWNIFGGGRS; encoded by the exons ATGGAGAACGAGTCGCAGCTCGCAAGTGCGACGCCAAGGGATTTTACATTCCAATTGTTAAAGCAAATTACAAATGATTTTTCTGAGGACAACAGAATTGGTGTTGGCGGGTACGGAGTAGTCTACAAG GGAACACTCGACAATGGTGAAGTGATTGCTGTGAAGAAGCTTTATTACAAGCATCCAGGACTTGACAGCGACAAGCAATTTCAGAATGAGTGTACTAACCTTATGAGGGTCCATCATCAAAATATAGTAAGGTTAGTTGGCTACTGCCATGAAATTCGTCATATATGCGTAGAGCACAATGGGAGATATGTTTTTGCTATGGTGGAAGATAGAGCTCTCTGCTTCGAATACTTGGAGGGTGGAAGCCTTGACAAACATCTCACGG ACGAATCCTGTGGATTTGGTTGGCACACGCGTTACAAAATCATTAAAGGAATTTGTGAGGGATTAAATTACCTTCATAATGGATCAAAAGAATCGATTTTCCATCTGGACTTGAAACCAGCCAATATATTGCTGGATAGGAATATGATGCCAAAGATAGGAGATTTTGGTTTGTCCAGACTCTTCGATTCAACAGAAACCTGTTCCACAAAAGGAATTATAGGAACACC TGGATACATGCCACCAGAATACATCAATAGATTCCACATCACACCAAAGTTTGACGTATTCAGTTTGGGCGTTACAATCATAAAAATAATGTCAGGACAAGAGGGCTACTCCAAATTTGCGGATATGTCTTCCCAAGAAtttattcaactt GTACATGAAAACTGGGAAAAGGCGTTGCAGACAACTGTGTTGGCGCATACATCACATGGAGTTAAGAAATGCATTGAAATAGCATTAAGATGCGTGGAGGCTGACCGAGTGAAAAGGCCTACTATAGCCGAGGTTGTGGATGAATTGAGTAAGATTGATACTACCATTATCGATGAACTAAATAAGATTGATACAGACAGAAGTTCACCAATAGAGCAG ACTTGTCCAAggagctccgccactgccgctATGCCCAACCTTGTATGCACTGAGAGCGTCATTCCCCTGTCATCTTGCCACAGTAGTAGCACCCAG GTCACCAACTTACAATGCAATCAGGCCTTCACCCCATGTGTGAACTCAG GAATGTTCTCAAAAGATGGTGGTAAAGATGGGAGTATGATTAGTTCCTGCAGCAGTCAAGCCATTCGAGCCTCTTCAGATTCGGTGCTTCTAAGAGCAAATATTAAATGCCCTATCTTGTCATCAACCAGTGTTAAAATCTTCAGTTATGATAATCTCAGGTTAGCCACAAGGAAGTTCCATTCTAACTGTGTGCTCGGTGAAGGAGGATTTGGATGTGTATATAAAGGATGGATTGATGAGAACACATTGTCACCTTGCGAACCTGGCACTGGTATACCTGTTGCAGTGAAAAGATTAGGGCAGGAGAGTTCGCAAGGGCACAAAGAGTGGTTG GCAGAAATTAACCTAGCTCACCTTTCCCACCCCAACCTTGTGAAGTTATTTGGGTACTGCTTAGAGGATGAGCACCGGCTACTAGTGTACGAATTCATACCACATGGGAGCTTGGACAATCATCTTTTTAAGA GAGACTCATGTCAACCTCTGTCATGGAACCTGAGGATGAAAGTTGCACTTGGAGTTGCAAAAGCACTAGCTTACCTTCACTGTGCAGAGATAAATGTCATTGTTAGAGATGTTAAGAATTCCAATATTCTCCTTGACAGA GACTATACCGCGAAGCTCTCTGATTTTGGAGTGGCAGTTAatggtcctgttgatcaggagagTCATTTATCCACAGCGGTTAAGGGGACACGTGGTTATGCAGCTCCGGAATACATTGCAACAG GCCTACTTACACAGAAGTGTGACATCTATGGCTTTGGAGTACTGCTTCTGGAGTTGTTGTCAGGTCGCCGTGCCCTTGACGAGAACCGACCAGGGATGGAGCAGAATCTTGTGGACTGGGCCAGACCATATCTCAGGCATAAGCACAAGATACGTTGTGTCATAGATACCAGTCTAGGCGGTCTGTACTCGTTCAGTGCGGTCCAGAAACTCGCTGCCCTTGCCCTCGAGTGCCTGTGCACGGACCCCAAGAAGAGGCCGGCCATGGACTCGGTGGTCTCTATCCTAGAAGGTGTTCAGGAAGACGAGGAACTAGAAGCAGCGGAGCACCAGGAATCAGGCAAAAAGGTCACTGCGAGTGCAAGCAGGAAGAACGGCAAATCTCGCTGGAATATCTTCGGAGGGGGGCGGTCGTGA
- the LOC109779535 gene encoding uncharacterized protein isoform X2, which yields MENESQLASATPRDFTFQLLKQITNDFSEDNRIGVGGYGVVYKGTLDNGEVIAVKKLYYKHPGLDSDKQFQNECTNLMRVHHQNIVRLVGYCHEIRHICVEHNGRYVFAMVEDRALCFEYLEGGSLDKHLTDESCGFGWHTRYKIIKGICEGLNYLHNGSKESIFHLDLKPANILLDRNMMPKIGDFGLSRLFDSTETCSTKGIIGTPGYMPPEYINRFHITPKFDVFSLGVTIIKIMSGQEGYSKFADMSSQEFIQLVHENWEKALQTTVLAHTSHGVKKCIEIALRCVEADRVKRPTIAEVVDELSKIDTTIIDELNKIDTDRSSPIEQVTNLQCNQAFTPCVNSGMFSKDGGKDGSMISSCSSQAIRASSDSVLLRANIKCPILSSTSVKIFSYDNLRLATRKFHSNCVLGEGGFGCVYKGWIDENTLSPCEPGTGIPVAVKRLGQESSQGHKEWLAEINLAHLSHPNLVKLFGYCLEDEHRLLVYEFIPHGSLDNHLFKRDSCQPLSWNLRMKVALGVAKALAYLHCAEINVIVRDVKNSNILLDRDYTAKLSDFGVAVNGPVDQESHLSTAVKGTRGYAAPEYIATGLLTQKCDIYGFGVLLLELLSGRRALDENRPGMEQNLVDWARPYLRHKHKIRCVIDTSLGGLYSFSAVQKLAALALECLCTDPKKRPAMDSVVSILEGVQEDEELEAAEHQESGKKVTASASRKNGKSRWNIFGGGRS from the exons ATGGAGAACGAGTCGCAGCTCGCAAGTGCGACGCCAAGGGATTTTACATTCCAATTGTTAAAGCAAATTACAAATGATTTTTCTGAGGACAACAGAATTGGTGTTGGCGGGTACGGAGTAGTCTACAAG GGAACACTCGACAATGGTGAAGTGATTGCTGTGAAGAAGCTTTATTACAAGCATCCAGGACTTGACAGCGACAAGCAATTTCAGAATGAGTGTACTAACCTTATGAGGGTCCATCATCAAAATATAGTAAGGTTAGTTGGCTACTGCCATGAAATTCGTCATATATGCGTAGAGCACAATGGGAGATATGTTTTTGCTATGGTGGAAGATAGAGCTCTCTGCTTCGAATACTTGGAGGGTGGAAGCCTTGACAAACATCTCACGG ACGAATCCTGTGGATTTGGTTGGCACACGCGTTACAAAATCATTAAAGGAATTTGTGAGGGATTAAATTACCTTCATAATGGATCAAAAGAATCGATTTTCCATCTGGACTTGAAACCAGCCAATATATTGCTGGATAGGAATATGATGCCAAAGATAGGAGATTTTGGTTTGTCCAGACTCTTCGATTCAACAGAAACCTGTTCCACAAAAGGAATTATAGGAACACC TGGATACATGCCACCAGAATACATCAATAGATTCCACATCACACCAAAGTTTGACGTATTCAGTTTGGGCGTTACAATCATAAAAATAATGTCAGGACAAGAGGGCTACTCCAAATTTGCGGATATGTCTTCCCAAGAAtttattcaactt GTACATGAAAACTGGGAAAAGGCGTTGCAGACAACTGTGTTGGCGCATACATCACATGGAGTTAAGAAATGCATTGAAATAGCATTAAGATGCGTGGAGGCTGACCGAGTGAAAAGGCCTACTATAGCCGAGGTTGTGGATGAATTGAGTAAGATTGATACTACCATTATCGATGAACTAAATAAGATTGATACAGACAGAAGTTCACCAATAGAGCAG GTCACCAACTTACAATGCAATCAGGCCTTCACCCCATGTGTGAACTCAG GAATGTTCTCAAAAGATGGTGGTAAAGATGGGAGTATGATTAGTTCCTGCAGCAGTCAAGCCATTCGAGCCTCTTCAGATTCGGTGCTTCTAAGAGCAAATATTAAATGCCCTATCTTGTCATCAACCAGTGTTAAAATCTTCAGTTATGATAATCTCAGGTTAGCCACAAGGAAGTTCCATTCTAACTGTGTGCTCGGTGAAGGAGGATTTGGATGTGTATATAAAGGATGGATTGATGAGAACACATTGTCACCTTGCGAACCTGGCACTGGTATACCTGTTGCAGTGAAAAGATTAGGGCAGGAGAGTTCGCAAGGGCACAAAGAGTGGTTG GCAGAAATTAACCTAGCTCACCTTTCCCACCCCAACCTTGTGAAGTTATTTGGGTACTGCTTAGAGGATGAGCACCGGCTACTAGTGTACGAATTCATACCACATGGGAGCTTGGACAATCATCTTTTTAAGA GAGACTCATGTCAACCTCTGTCATGGAACCTGAGGATGAAAGTTGCACTTGGAGTTGCAAAAGCACTAGCTTACCTTCACTGTGCAGAGATAAATGTCATTGTTAGAGATGTTAAGAATTCCAATATTCTCCTTGACAGA GACTATACCGCGAAGCTCTCTGATTTTGGAGTGGCAGTTAatggtcctgttgatcaggagagTCATTTATCCACAGCGGTTAAGGGGACACGTGGTTATGCAGCTCCGGAATACATTGCAACAG GCCTACTTACACAGAAGTGTGACATCTATGGCTTTGGAGTACTGCTTCTGGAGTTGTTGTCAGGTCGCCGTGCCCTTGACGAGAACCGACCAGGGATGGAGCAGAATCTTGTGGACTGGGCCAGACCATATCTCAGGCATAAGCACAAGATACGTTGTGTCATAGATACCAGTCTAGGCGGTCTGTACTCGTTCAGTGCGGTCCAGAAACTCGCTGCCCTTGCCCTCGAGTGCCTGTGCACGGACCCCAAGAAGAGGCCGGCCATGGACTCGGTGGTCTCTATCCTAGAAGGTGTTCAGGAAGACGAGGAACTAGAAGCAGCGGAGCACCAGGAATCAGGCAAAAAGGTCACTGCGAGTGCAAGCAGGAAGAACGGCAAATCTCGCTGGAATATCTTCGGAGGGGGGCGGTCGTGA